AATAAACAAACAAGCAAGTGTTGAAGCTCAAGATCTTAATCAAGACCTAGCTGCCGAAATCTACCAAGACGCTTACAGCAAAGCTGTTGAGTCTTACAACAAACTTCTAGAGATTGGCGTTTGCCGCGAGCAAGCACGCGGGATCCTTCCTGTCGGTTCGCACACAGAATTTATTACCACCGTCAACCTACGCAACTACATGCACTGGTACATACTCCGCGCACCGAGCGACGCACAATGGGAAATCCAACAATACGCCAAAGCGTCATTAGAACTAGTGAAGCAAAGATTCCCTGTTGCAATTGAGTGTTTTGAAGAACTTAGAGCAGAAGAAGCGCAAGAAGCAATCAAACTCGCTGAGCTTAAAGCAGCTGCCAAGAATAATTAATCAACAGAGACACTAGTTAAGATTTCTTTGTAGAAATTCTCAAAATCAACTAAATTATGTTTAATTACTGACTTGAGTATATCAATATCCAATACATCATACTCATGCACAGCTACATTACGAAAGCCTACCATTTTATTCATTTGTTTCCAAGTTTTGGAACTAATATACTCGTTATTATAGAGCAAATAAAAAGCATCACCCATCGACAATGGAACACCTAATGCCTTCTTAGAAACAATGTGTGAAGCAATATCAACACAAGCTTGAGAAGCTCTTTCAACATTAATAATTACTGAATCCTGAACCATAATTTCATCAAGACTATCAAGATCAAAATCTCTAGTATATTTTTTTATACTATTGAGGCAGTTTTGAATATTACGTATTTTAGCGTGAATTAAATCCAAATCAATGTTCATGAATTTTTCTCCAATGGACTATATTTACCCAGATCTTTAATTATATTACGATTCGATATTTTCAGGTCATGGTACTGCGTTAAAACCTGTGTCTTCCATGCTTCCCACTCAGCAAGATCATTTACTATCAACAATTCATGATTCTTTATAATTTGCATCCCAAGAGTAGGGTTAATCTTCTTGAGATTGACAATGTCAAGATTTCTATCAATATCATGCAATTGACTATATTTGGCTCTACGGTCAAAATCATTGTTCTTAGGTAAAAAAGCAATATCAATATCACTTTTATCATGCAGCTCATTATTGACTATGGAACCATAAAGTATCACAGCAAACAAATCATCATCGTTTTCAAATTGCTCTTTAATTATTTTCCTATAGTCCATAATCAACTCATCAAACTAAGCAAAATAGCTTTCTGTGCATGCAGTCTATTTTCTGCTTGATTAAGTATTGTAGCTTCGTGTTTATCAATTACTTCTGCTGTAATCTCTTCACCACGATGAGCAGGCAAACAATGTAAAACTATTGCTTCTGGTTTTGCATATTCATCTAAAAGCTTCATGCTAATTTGATAACCAGAAAATATTTTTTTGCGCCTAACAGCATCTCTTTCTTGTCCCATACTAGACCAAACATCGGTGTAGACGACGTCTGCATCTTGAGTTGCCTCAGCGACACTATGTGTGATCGTGGTGAATTTAGATCTAAACTCTTCTTTAGGCTCATACTCAAGAGGAGAAGCTACTGACATTTGGATGCCTAACTTGGTGCATGCAAGCATCAATGAATGTACAGTGTTGTTACCGTCACCAATATAAGCGATCTTCAGTCCCTTGAAACTACCAAAATGCTCTTTGATAGTGAGCAAGTCTGCCATGGTTTGGCAAGGATGCTCCAAGTCACTAAGTCCATTGATAATTGGGATACTAGCAAAGCTAGCTGTCTCAGTTAGAACTTCATGACCAAAGGTTCTAATCATCAAAGCATCAAGATAGCGTGACATTACTTTGGCAACGTCAGAGCGAGCTTCGCGCTCACCGATTTGAATCTCACTACTATTAAGTACAAGCACCGAACCACCAAGTTGTTTCATGCCAACTTCAAAACTAATACGAGTACGCAAGCTTGGCTTTTCAAAAATCAAACCAAGTGATTTACCCCTGAGTAACTTGGTCTGATCCTTGCCCTTTTTGAGATCTTTTTTAAGTTCTGCAGCCTGGTCCAAAAGAGCAAGTAGCTCTTTTTTGTTGACATCATTTATACTCAAGAAATTCTTTACCATACTGTAGATCCTAACATTATTTTGGCTTCAGACCATAGTCCTTCCAAGGTATCTACATCACATTCCTTCATAATAAGCCCTCTTTTTTTGCACAAATCCTGCATAACAGTAAACCTATCAATGAATTTATTATTTACCCTACGTAAGGCATCTTCTGGATCAATCTTGTACCATCTAGCGATATTAACAACAGTAAACAAAATATCCCCGAGCTCAAGCTCAGCATCTATCCTGGTTCGTTCATTATCGTAGCCATCTTGGTATGGATCCTTGCCAGTATCCAATCTATAATTCTCAATCACTTCTTGAAGCTCGCGAACTTCTGAATCAAGCTGCCCCCAAAGTTTGTTTTCTTCGTCCCACTCAAAGCTCTCTGTAACCGCCTTCTTGGATATTTTCCAAGCTCTCGCTAAAGCAGGCATATTGACTGGAATACCCTCAAAGAGTCCCTGCCGAGCTTTTTTCTCTTTGGCTTTTTCTGCGTCCCATAATTTATCAACCTCTTCAGTTGTTCCAGCTGCATCACTAGCAAAAACATGCGGATGTCTTTTGATCATCTTGGTATCAATACTATTGACGACATCAGCAAAACTAAAGCGTCCATTCTCTTCAGCAATACGCGAATGCAAAACTATTTGCAATAGAAGATCACCAAGCTCTTCTTTGAGGTTGTCAAAACCAGCTGCTCCATTTGATTCTTCCACTAGGTCTAGAGCTTCAAGCGCTTCATAGGACTCTTCGAGCATATATCGTTTGAGTGAACCATGACTCTGTTTGAGATTCCAAACACAACCCTTCTTTGGGTCTCTAATTTCTTCGATTGTTTTGAGAAATTTATCGATTTCTTTCATGAGCTACATCATAACATTTCAACCGTCATTGCGAGCCGGAAGGGCGTGTCAACACCATAGAGGCTCGCAATGACTCAAGGTTTGCTAGAATAAAGCCATGACCCAAAGCCAAGACATAGTCAAAGCCATACTCTCTGCCAAAACCGCAGTAGTAGTTTCCCACGTTAACCCAGACGGAGATACCCTCGCATCGATGCTCGCATTAGCTCAAGTACTTGAA
Above is a genomic segment from Cyanobacteriota bacterium containing:
- a CDS encoding FAD-dependent thymidylate synthase, with the protein product INKQASVEAQDLNQDLAAEIYQDAYSKAVESYNKLLEIGVCREQARGILPVGSHTEFITTVNLRNYMHWYILRAPSDAQWEIQQYAKASLELVKQRFPVAIECFEELRAEEAQEAIKLAELKAAAKNN
- a CDS encoding DUF86 domain-containing protein encodes the protein MNIDLDLIHAKIRNIQNCLNSIKKYTRDFDLDSLDEIMVQDSVIINVERASQACVDIASHIVSKKALGVPLSMGDAFYLLYNNEYISSKTWKQMNKMVGFRNVAVHEYDVLDIDILKSVIKHNLVDFENFYKEILTSVSVD
- a CDS encoding nucleotidyltransferase domain-containing protein; translation: MDYRKIIKEQFENDDDLFAVILYGSIVNNELHDKSDIDIAFLPKNNDFDRRAKYSQLHDIDRNLDIVNLKKINPTLGMQIIKNHELLIVNDLAEWEAWKTQVLTQYHDLKISNRNIIKDLGKYSPLEKNS
- the argF gene encoding ornithine carbamoyltransferase, with the translated sequence MVKNFLSINDVNKKELLALLDQAAELKKDLKKGKDQTKLLRGKSLGLIFEKPSLRTRISFEVGMKQLGGSVLVLNSSEIQIGEREARSDVAKVMSRYLDALMIRTFGHEVLTETASFASIPIINGLSDLEHPCQTMADLLTIKEHFGSFKGLKIAYIGDGNNTVHSLMLACTKLGIQMSVASPLEYEPKEEFRSKFTTITHSVAEATQDADVVYTDVWSSMGQERDAVRRKKIFSGYQISMKLLDEYAKPEAIVLHCLPAHRGEEITAEVIDKHEATILNQAENRLHAQKAILLSLMS
- the mazG gene encoding nucleoside triphosphate pyrophosphohydrolase, with amino-acid sequence MKEIDKFLKTIEEIRDPKKGCVWNLKQSHGSLKRYMLEESYEALEALDLVEESNGAAGFDNLKEELGDLLLQIVLHSRIAEENGRFSFADVVNSIDTKMIKRHPHVFASDAAGTTEEVDKLWDAEKAKEKKARQGLFEGIPVNMPALARAWKISKKAVTESFEWDEENKLWGQLDSEVRELQEVIENYRLDTGKDPYQDGYDNERTRIDAELELGDILFTVVNIARWYKIDPEDALRRVNNKFIDRFTVMQDLCKKRGLIMKECDVDTLEGLWSEAKIMLGSTVW